The genome window tttgttagCTGATTGAAAACTTGTTGTTATTTACACAGTTAATCTGGATTACTGCTTTATTTTCGTAAGCTTAACACGTTATATGTTACATgtgaaaacttttaaaataacaatatactaaaacatagcatactttttggggtcAGCGGCCTCCATGTTGAATTATTGAAAACTTCAGAAATGTAGCATACTTATTGGCATTGATGTTTTCTTATTGattatgcaataaaattgaaagtttCAATTAAGAATTTGAGAATATCTAGAATATTTAAATGGCGAATTTCACAAGTTTGCAGCTTTTACTTACTACTATTAGCTTTACTTTGCTTCAAACTTCATAAATGTGTTAAGCACAAGATAACAACTTGATAATGCTCAACAGACTAGTGTATTGGTAGTTCGTCGTTAAAAACTTGCCTATCCAATTTTCAGTTTGCTTTCATTTATTGCCTTGAGGTGGGCGTTGAATTGGGTCAACCTTTTGGCACTGTTGCTATTAAAACTTGAGCTCGACATGATTTGGGCGCCTTTTGCGCTCGCTTTCGCAATCGCCCAGCAATCGCacgcaatttcaattgcagctgcaacagacATTTGAAGAGCTTCTCCTCATTCTTTGAATGATAGAATTCGGACGCTGACAGCACGAATATGAGTTATAGCCATGACGAACGTTGCCGATTCACGAAATAACACGCAAATAAAAGACAGAGTGGAAAAGGAATGCGAGTATTGTTGGGAGTGTCTTTTAAGCCATTTATCATTTTCGTCAGCAGgttacataaattattaatagtctttaataaaatttcgACAAAATAATTACATCTCACAAGAGAACCACTCAAACTTCAGTTGTAGTTTACAACTTATAGAATATAGTTCAATCTGATATTCGCTTTCAATATTATGTccaaataaattctaaataaatttcaagatgttattcttatttaattgaattcaaaaatttcgctttaaataactttaagaGCCTTTAAACTTGGCTTGCATTAATTTCTTAATCTAATAAAAAGTTAACCTTTAGTGGAAATGCAGTTTATTCCACACTTGTGTGCCTGCTGCTTTGGCATTCGCGCATTGCCTTCTCAGACAGTCACGACCCAGTTAAGATTGATTGCCTGACACAGCGGAAGTTCAGAAATAACTGCAAAAGCCTTTTTGaccattaaatatgcaaattttgccggtcaacaacaagcaataaaattaacaacaacatgtAGTGCAACAGGTGAAATAGTCTGGCAGTGCATTTTCCcatattttcacatttttctcttttgcatGCGAGACGTGGTACTATATCATTTACTCTATGACTTGCCCCTAGTCCAAGACAATATGACTGCAATTAACCAGTTTTAATAGTTGGCTTAAGGAACAGTTAAGTGAGGCCTTGACATGCCCTGCATAAAAGCACATTTCCTTATTAAAAGTGGACACGCTAACGAAGAGTTGAAATGGAGATGAGTGATTGCATTGGGGAAAATCCCAATCGATTTTAggttgcagctgcaaccaATTGCAATTCCATTCAAACAgataattttccaatttattgcaattttgtttattgtttacatgtctatatgtgtgtgttttgtgcctagcaacagctgcaagtgtgtgtgtatgtgagtggaCTTGTTGTGTGCGTGTTGACACGCTATGAAAAATTCCTTTGCAGCTGCCTAGACTGTCGGCTGTAGAACTAGACTTGAGACGCATTAGCAGTATTATTCATAAGGCACagtttattttctattatccTCATATCCTGTATTTGCAATTTAGAAGCGGGTATATTAACCCACCTGTTAAAAGAAACACAAACTTAtaagataataaataattcaacgtttcaaaataaatacttttactttaGACTACATGCCAacttttacagggtatgtggTCGCATAGACTTTATTATTGCACACTTCCTTTGTTGTTATAGCACATTTTTCGCCATTATTAGCAACGATTCGATTCGCTGTTATTTGATGCCAATAGCAACGTTGCTCAGTTGCCAAAGTAGCCAAGCACCTCAACGGATAATCTGGCTAACAAAAGGGGCTTTTGTCTGTTTTCTATTCCATTATGTCTGCACAGTGCCGAGGCGGAGTTCAGTTGGGGTCGTTCGTTCTCGGAACCGGATCTAAGCACCAATCAAAAGGGACAGAAGGATCGGTTTACCATCAAGCATCCGCACGAACACATTGCTGTCGATGATCTGAAGTTCTTTCGCCGTCGCCAGCCTGTACAGTTGCACACGCAGAGCAACGTTTGTCTCTACGATAGCCAGGAGCCAGCGTTGTCCTTTGGCTCCTTGAAGACGGAGTATCGCAAGCGCTATTGCTTCCAGGGTCAGGGTCAGAGTCGACCACGACAACGTCCTCGTTCGCTGCTGAGACGTGCGACATCGCTGCGTCTGGAGGGCTTCATGCATTTGCTTTCGGAGCATCAGGAGAAATATCATTGGTTCACGCCCGAGGATCTGCAGTTGTGAGTGGAAAAGAATACATAAGAATTCACATACACATTTGATACTCTTTCCTTTTTGCAGTTCTCGTACGTTTCCCGTGCGCAATCCGGAGAACTTGCAGCTCGGCCGCAACGAGCAGGAGAAGATGAAGAACTCATCGTATCTCACCTATCCCATGTTGGATGCCAGTGCCCAAATACTGCCACGTCAAATGTTTACCGAAGAGAAGGAGCAATCGCAGAGCAAGTCCAGTCAAGCTCCAGTGCCAGCTCCAGCTCCGGTTAACCTGTCCAGTGACAAGTTCAAGCGCGATGTGGCTGCCCAGGAGCAGCAGCGATGTCATCTGCAGATGCGTGCCCAAGGCACAGACTACGAGGCATCGCCATCGGAGTACAAGCGTCAATTTGTGGAGCAATTCCCTATTGAGAAGGCGCACTCGATACCACAGATGAGTAGCATCAAGATGCAAGGCGACTTTGTAACTGTGCCCGAGTATCAGGATAGCTTTAAGATGTATGCCAACTACTCGAAGAGTGCCCCGATCAAGAAGCACGATAATTTGCGCATCTCAGGCGCCGAGCAGCAAAGCACAACGGAGCCAAGTGGCGGGGATATGCCCGAGTATCGTGATAAGTTCAATGTCCCACCCAAGCACATGGTCAAAGAGAAGTCACTGAAGACGGACGATCATTTGCGACCGCGCGGCGAGTTCACTAAAGAGGTACCCGAGTACTATGAGAGCTTCCGTGATCCCCAGATCACCGAGATGCCCGAGCGGGGTAAGGTGCGCGAACCTTATCTTCGGCTGCGTGGCAAAATCGAATTTAATCCCGAGTATCGCAACAATTACTTGGACTTTCCACGCTCCCGTCCGGTGGTGCGCAAGCCCGTCTCCTCCTTTCGGCTGCccaccagcaacagcaccagcaataccaccgccaccgccaccaccacATCCAGTCCGCGCTTGGAACGCGAACCCGCTGCCAGCCACATGACTTCCACCGAGCTAACTGCCACTCCCGAGTACCGACGTGCCCAGTACAATTACCAGCTGCGCGAGAGAGAGCGTCCACGTGAACTGCAGCCTCCAGTGCAAGCGACACCAGGTGGTAATCTTCGCAAGAGTTCCGATTCCTCGCTAGACGCTTGCCAGCTTCAATCGCAAGCCAAACGGCGTCCATCACGACAGCGCACTGTGAAAGAACCGACGCCTCAGTTAGTGCCCAGTTTCGAGGATGTGGCAGCTGGTGGAGCGGCATTCAAGAAACCGCCCAAATACGGACGACGTGCTTCCGTGCTGCAGAATGCGGTCAACTGTCGCGACAAGTCCTCCATCATCGAGGGCAATCCCAAGTACGCCATCGGCTGTCGACGCGACAAACAGAATACGGAgaatcaacatcaacatcatcatcaacaacaacaacagggaTCCTTTGTGGTCCTTGATGAACCCTGCAAGCCTTCCAATTGGATGAAAAAGACCTGGTATGATTCTTAGCTCcatctttaaataatttaagcaCTCCATTCAATAAgcaataaacaatttacaaacAAATCAGTGTATTCCCCTTTGGAAGTCCGCGACGAGTAAATTATTGATTGACCTCGTTCGCTATTCTACAATATGTGGGTCGCATTGTAATTAGGGGGAAGACTTTGCTAATTAAGTTTGTTTAAGAAGTGTTAGATGTTACTTGGAATAGTAGAAACGGGACAGCAAATTAAGCTTATGGAAGTTTTTCGAGTCATAATAAACTTCCCCCAAGAGGAAATTGTTCTAAGGGAACTGTGTGAAAACTTCAAGAACTCATTCATATTGCTTTTTAATGAGAGTtcaaagattttttttaaaaatatttatatttatacttaaagTTTTAACAAAGagagaaacaagtaagaaagtcacagtcgagtgtgctcgactgtgagatacccgctacccaattttaataaaggcaaaatactaaaaaatactaaaaatataccaaatggaatgtgtggtatatcgatatagtacaccattcaaaatataccataaacggcacaatgtgccagattgtcggccaaagcaactcagacccctagtaagtaggggttttttgcccatacaaaagtatttccttaataacttccacaatttttatctgaccaaccaaattttcaggaatcataactactatagtaattattatatgtaccaaaagtcgtaactctagctttaaaattaggcttgttattcgatttttttgatttgcgggggcggaagtgggcgtggcaaaaatttgaatcaaacttgatctgcgtgcaaacataacaaatgctgtcgaaaaaaaattgtagctctatctcttatagtctctgagatccagtgtttcatacggacggacggacagacacacagacggacagacggacatggctatatcgtctcggctgttgacgctgatcaagaatatatatactttatagggtcggagatgcctccttctacctgttacatacattgtAAATGTATCCGTTACTTAAAAATGCGAGCTCAATGGATTGGTGCTGTAAGGTTTTATCTTTTAATGGATCTGTAATCTCTAAAGCTTTAAAGTTCAGAACTCAAAGCTCCTCAGCACTGACCAAAAACACAGCGTACAAACTCATTCGAGAGTGTAtagtaaacataaacaaaccGCGTTTCTCCGGAGACCTCGCACGCAATTCGCGTCGTTTATCTAATCGGTGCCCTACACACCCATTGATAATGGAACCGAGAGAGAAGAGTGAGAACAGCGCTTACTCATAGTATCGTGCGTAGTATGATCGAATATTTCGCAATAGAAGCATGTCAAaggctgcagctgcagcagggACTGAAAAAGGgaatttacaaaaaggaaCTTGGTAATGCCTACAGCAGAGGTGGGTCATGCGGCCGATCCGCCAGCTCATATAATGGGCTATACGATCCGAAGTCGCACCCGCATCTATGTGTCATACATTATACCCAGCTGCCTCGGTTTACTGGTGTTTATGGTGCAAACAGCGACGGACTTGGCCTTGAGCTCACAGTATTTCCGGGTGCAAGAGATTGGCTATGGCGTGGGAACACTTATCTTAGTGTTGATACCACCGCTACTCACGTTTATCCTGGTGCTGTTATCGCGTGAGCAACGTTGCAGCGCTTGTGGCGAGCGCAGCAAGTGGAAGAGCTTCTGCCTGGGATTATTGCAGCTGCTGATTTTCCCATTCGCGGTGCTTTGCAGGTGAGTTGAGGGGTTTTTGCTTAAGAGATTGCACTAAAAACTCTCTCCGCCGGACATTGACAAGTTATTTTTGGACGTCCAATGGAAGTGTTTATTAAAACGTTAAAGAGGTGAAAACTACAGTGAAATCTCATTGGACAGTCGCTCATTCCTTGTCCAACCAACTGGAAGGGAATAATCAGATTCGTTTATTCATTCTCAAAagagaattattattattagctaAAAACACAGTTGAACCCAACTACAGTTGTTTTACTTCGTTCCTCTTAACAGATTCACCATGCGCTTCTTTTGGTCTATTGAGGCGCTATTCCATGACGAAGACGACGTGGAGCGCATGAAGTGCTTGGCAAAGGCTACGCAAACCTCCAGCATCGAGCTGTATCTGTTGATCCAGGCATACGCACAAGCAGCTCCACAGATTATTCTACAGATTAACCACATGCTGCTGCAAGGCGTCTTTCGCAACTACGAGACAAGTGAGTAGCAATAAGGAACTTTTGTAGCTGGTGAGATTAACTGAGAACTTCAATTGTAGCTACATTGCAGGCCATGTGCTTGGTGTTTTCGGCTATCGATCTGGCTGGGATTACCACCAGCTATCATCGCATGGAAAGTCAACGTCGCGTGGGACGCCATTATCCCTGGGCGACGCCACAGCAGGTGGCGACGCATCGCTGTCAGCTGGAGCAGAACCAAAGGCTCTGCGGCGAGGCGGAGCAACGTAAGCGTGAATCGGAGCGAACGCTGGCGACCAGTTTTCCGCAGTCAGACAAGATCATGGAGAACTTTCATGCCAGGCAGGCAGTAGACAGTCCCGAGGTGGACACGCATGTGCTGCACGTCACCGGCATGGATGAAGTGGACAATGATGGGGTGGAGACGCTACAGACGCAAGCGTTACTGCATTCACCCATCGGCAATGCCACCGACGATGATAAGCTGCACCGTCATGTGCGGCcgaagctgcagctgcaacaacgcGAACAGATGGCCAACCTAGATCGCATCGATGTGCTGGACTCGGTGCCAGAAACGCCAGCGCCACCCCCACCACCAGCCACAGCGCCGCCAGCGTTGCCCATGCTGCGGCTGCCAACAGAGAATAGTCCGCCCGAGCTGCAGACGCCCGATCTGCGACGCACCATGTCGGACAACGAGCATCGACGCAGTCGCCGGGTAACGCGTCCCCTCTCACAGCTGGAGACATTCAAGGACATGCTGCTGGTCAATGCGCAGCTGTACATTAAGGAGCATGTGCCGCGTCCGCCGAAACTGCTTGTTGGTCGCCTGGACGAGGAGCCAGAGGAGAATGAGCGCACACCACTGGTTGTGGCACAGACCCCGAAGGGCACACCACTCACACCCGAGGATGTGGTTGACTTTTACTTCCCACGACGCACGAAGATTGTGAATGGCATACAGCAGGATGATTTCGCGGGTCGCACCATTGCCTTCTTTGGTTGGATTGCCTTCATCATTATGCGTATGCTGTCGTTGGCCACCTTTTGTTTCTTCTATCCACGCGCCTTCTTCATCATTATGGGTGTGCACTATGCTCTCATGCTCGCTGCTTTGACGCTGGAGACACGTTGTCGTGGCGGCTGGAATCGCACACTTTTTTACCTAGTGCTCGGCTACATCTACATCTTTGTGCTGCTCGAGTTCCGGGTGTGCTTCAAGAGCATACGTGTCTGGTATGGATTGTATTTGGTGCTTATACTGGTGGAGAACATTACCATGTCGTCCATTTGGTATGCAAATGAGGAGTTCGAGTCCTGGTGGTTTGGCTTCATCTGGGAATGGATTGTCTACAGTGGCATACTCTTTCTGGCTACCATTGTTGTCTACTATTGCTTGCTGCGACCCAAGGATGTCTCCTTGATTGTCGAGGACGAGCCCACAGCTCAATCCCCATCCCCATCGCAATCGCAGTCAGTTGCCTAGCTTTTAAGTTGCCTGGCACCAATTTTGTTTACCCGGCACAGCAGGCGCCTTTAGtcataagtatttatttaacaacaacagcattaaaaaattattttttgttgaaacACGGTACCAAAATGAATCAGAATGAGAATTTCCGCTTGAGAGGCAAAGGACCTTGTCCAGCCGAAACAACTGAGACACAACGTAGCTTTGGTGTACCCTACAGGAATAAAAAACTAAGTAAGGCTCCAAGTCCACCTTATATGACTCATATTCATCACATATAACTTGCAGTTACTCGTGCCAATCGAATGGAGCAGTTTCTTTGGCAAGAATTTTTTGACGAATACAAGCGTCAGAGTTCCGTTAAACCTGACTTGGGACCTGATCACACCGAATATTTTGTGCAATACTGTAAGGACAAGCCAATCGAGGATGAGGAGCGAATGGAAGTTCGTGTCAACAAGTATCCACTGTATTGCACTTCGGCCATCACCGTGTGGAATCACGACGGCGACGTTACAAAAACCTTCAAGACAAAGTACTCCATCACTCGGCCTCTTGCCGAGTGCAGCGAGAAGTTTGGACCATAgtaaattaactaattaattgataaattaaGTTCACTACATTTACCGTTGTATCATaaggccaacaacaaataatttaaataactaattactattgtaattaattgcaaataaagtTTGGTCACTAAGCAGTGCGTTGCTTGTCAGCTGCAAGCAGTGCACTGCTTTACTAAAGTCTATCGTTTTTATTGAAGAATGTCATTTATCACGTAAGCAAGTAAATATGATTGAATTGTTTCGCCGTTTAAGCAATGGCATTCCCATGAATATACTTACACTTttaaaaattacacaaaaatcaaatttaattgcagcttatcaatataataaaattatataatcaATACATATGGATAAGAGATCACTCGTAGTCGTCGTTTTTATACGCTGAACTCGCTTTTGATGTTTTTGAGATACGACTCGAAATTGCCAATAGTCTGAGTAAATATTCCTCCTCATTGCAATGTAAGCACAAGTCTATGAACTTGTTAAGCTCCGGCGAATTAATATGTTCTAAAATGTCAACAGCCATATCCAAAGCCTCCTTAGTCCGTTCTACTTTATACTGCATCGCATTGGCCTTAACAATAAGCATAATACTCAGAAAGTTCCACAATGCATTGTTACACTCGCGACTTTCCTTAATAGACAAACGAGCATAAAAACAACACTCATCATAGTGTCCTTGTGATAAATGCTTACTGGCAACCTGATGATATAGATAACATTTCTCGACTTTGCGAATCTAATGCGCAGTTCAAAATGCGTTAAAAGTTTTCGGAATTTTCTTCCTTCGATATCCTGATCAGTGCCCTCTTGGTAGGTAGAACGATCCCCAAATACAAATGGTGTAATATCCTTTGTCTTATCTATGGGTAACTTTAAGAGATCGAGTAAGGCTGAAGGCTCATCGACGTTGAATTTGTTTGGAGCGTAATATTGATCGGATAATGCCAGCGCCAGTATATTATATACCTCAttgataaattcaaatttccaGCACATGACGcgatttgttttctttacaTAATATTGACTCATGATTTTTTCAACGTAATCGGAGAGTTTCTAAAATTAtactcaaaattaaaatattaaatgatacAATACTAACAGAATCTACCTTAATCTTCTTCTCTTTACGCATTTTACGGATTTGTCGCAGATCGGATAGCATATTCCGATGTGTCTGCGACTGTATACGGAAGAAATACGCCgcattatttttttccaatgACTTTAAGTATTTCACAAAGTAAAGTGGACTTCGAGATTgtaacattttctttataaaataaaattttgttaaattactTTCCGGTATATGATTCAAGCAAACTACCCACCATAAACTGTCTGACTATCTCATACTGTTTCGTTGATATATCTTCCATAATTTCTTTTGAACGTTTGCACTGTTCCAATAACAAACTTGGATTTTTGCGCAATAGTTTCATGAAAAGAATATCATACCACGAGTCATTCATATATGTCTGATGAACTACATTAAAAGCAAGCCTTATTCGCGCTATTTCTAGTGGGGATAAGATTTCTTCCTATTCGAAAAATGTAAGGACGTAAGGATTATATAGTtattagttagttagttgtgTTACCTCTATTTCTGGTATGCTAACAACATCGCATTTCCCCTGGTCTCTTAATCTTCTCCACAATGGACGTTCATCCTTTATTGCCTTCGCTTTGGTGATTTCGTTAACACGTTGAATCAATTTCTGATTTCGCAAAAAAAGCAAGGACATCGCTTTTCCAGTCACATCTTCAATGACATCATTAATCTACCCCAAATATTCAATAGAATCAGCctataatttgatttattcgAAAAACTTACTACTACAAGTCGCTTTCGAAATGACTGTGCTTCGTTTCccttgaaaaatttaaaattattctgCAGTTCGACCTTGCTAGCCTCAAATTGATTCAACTCGAATAATTGAGAACATATTTCCAGATTGATGTTCACATTGGGTCCCCTAGATTTCATTGCCATTTCTAATTAGGAAATAAGTTAGATAAATCCATTATAGACTAAAATGAAAGGTCTTACGTCCAGCTTTTCTTGCATCGACTAATGCGCTTTCTATTAGTGCAGCCTTTCGATGGCTCTGACTCCGACGATAGAGTGTCATATAATCATTCGGACTAATTTGCAGGGAATTATCATAGTAATAGTTGGCTGTATCATTCAAGCGACGATAGGAATAATATATCCCCCAGTCTCTAAACATCTTTTGTTGGATATCATCATTCCATCCGATTTTCATCCAATGCGGAACAgccatttttaaattaaattcgtgAACTCTGTCTATAAATACTATCAATTCCTTGCGGAGCGTTTGTAGGTTTGTGatatttattgcttttctatcaatttttaaaaaacgtttttaatattttttttttttttttggtttagcTGTGTTAGTGTACAGTGTaatgtgtattgtgtgtgaGGTTTAGTGTgatgaaacatattttgcaaGGAGATCTCTGAGCAGCTTTTTGAATTGTCGCTCACATTTTCGATATAATTTCAGAAATCGCTCAAATATGCATATCGATAAATGTATAGTTTCaaaagtgtgtacacactgttCTCCGTGTAGTTGCCAGCCCTTATCATTAACGCTATAGTACAACACTGCCGCTGACGTGTCTGTAAAAAATATCGAAGCTAAAACAGGCGGTGCAGGCTATtaagtgtttttttatttatttatcctATAGCATATAAGCTGCGTTTTAAAACGCCACATCTTATAGGAGAATGTTCAAATTAGGTGAGTCATTGAATCGAGAGTTAAAGTAATATAAAAGTCGCTCTGAACCTCATGCGAGTGTTCGGTCAAACGCCGGCTAAGAAGTCGCTCTCGCTATCTCGCTCTTCACGATAGTTGCCGGCGTCGACGCTGGCGTTGACTGCTGCTGACTGGCTGAGCTGTCTTTACAAAccatttcattttcttctttctttcattAATGAATTGCACACTTTTATTGTCTAAAACAGCCTTAACGCTTCTGTGCGTCCTGTGCGCTTTAGCAAGCACATGGAGTGCGCGCACCGTTGACAGCCACCTGGGGCCAAAGGATCTCACCCGCCTACAAAAAGTCTTTGTTGATGGCTTAAGTTCAAACGATTTGCAAGCGATCTTCTTTGCCAGCCAGAACATTGAAACCACTGATGcggcaacaaaagaaacacTATGCAAGAAGATTTTGACGCTGCACGAAGAATCCAAATTGAACGTAAGTACTCCACATCCAAGTTATCCAAACTATCTAATGAAACTAATGAAACATCTGCTGTTTTCTTGCAGAACTTTGAAAAAGACTATTACCTAGTTGGTGCCAATAGAAATCTACGCTGCACAACAAAACTTCCCGAATCCTTGCTCTCAAAGATCTACAGCTCTTTGGACTCTCAGCTGGGAACTACGCAGGAGATTTACTATCGCATCGTCACCCACAAAGCTCTCGGTGTTCAGATCAGTGAAGCGGCTCAGACAAAGGTGGCAAAGCGTTTGCAGGAGCTATTGAAGACAGATGATTCACTCAGTGGCCTAGGCTACGGATTTAATGCGGCCATCGAACTGGGACAAAGTGGCAGTTTTGTTGCGAATCGCATAGAGGATGCCATTGTGCAAGCCGACGAAGTCGATGGTAAACTGCTTCAGTTCGAAGGTGGTCTTAGCATTACGGCTTTGATACTCAACGGAGCCTTTGGTGTGGCAAAGACTTATAATAAGCCAGCTCCTGTCACAGCTGAACAGGCTGTTAAGTTCGCCAACTATTTGTTAAGCCGTCGTTCGGTGCAAACCGCTAAGGGAGCGCATGTGCTCATCGAAGCTCTCAAGACGATTAGTGGCAATGAAAAGATTGCTCCCATTTGCATTCAGCTGATTGGCAATGGACAACTAGAGGCGCAATCACCAACACTGAATGTGGCCGTTGTCGATTTGCTAGGCAAACCACTGTCGCCAGCCGTGCAGAGCATTAATGCCAAGATTCTTGTGAAGAAGGATAACTCA of Drosophila nasuta strain 15112-1781.00 chromosome 3, ASM2355853v1, whole genome shotgun sequence contains these proteins:
- the LOC132788061 gene encoding uncharacterized protein LOC132788061 encodes the protein MNQNENFRLRGKGPCPAETTETQRSFGVPYRNKKLITRANRMEQFLWQEFFDEYKRQSSVKPDLGPDHTEYFVQYCKDKPIEDEERMEVRVNKYPLYCTSAITVWNHDGDVTKTFKTKYSITRPLAECSEKFGP
- the LOC132788058 gene encoding dolichyl-diphosphooligosaccharide--protein glycosyltransferase subunit 2, whose protein sequence is MFKLALTLLCVLCALASTWSARTVDSHLGPKDLTRLQKVFVDGLSSNDLQAIFFASQNIETTDAATKETLCKKILTLHEESKLNNFEKDYYLVGANRNLRCTTKLPESLLSKIYSSLDSQLGTTQEIYYRIVTHKALGVQISEAAQTKVAKRLQELLKTDDSLSGLGYGFNAAIELGQSGSFVANRIEDAIVQADEVDGKLLQFEGGLSITALILNGAFGVAKTYNKPAPVTAEQAVKFANYLLSRRSVQTAKGAHVLIEALKTISGNEKIAPICIQLIGNGQLEAQSPTLNVAVVDLLGKPLSPAVQSINAKILVKKDNSVLAEKVQLASKSSDKTTYAADLSSLKPARGIYQVELNANGVYTQKLQLKVLGRVKVQSLEVGIAESDASAATRKQSVSFPSKLKDTLSADSTQKLLLKAVLIDESNSKPITVHQAFVRLYNKETDKEIIFVAEQDSSKAYKFDMDVGNQGKNFNYQSGVYNIYLTVGDASLSNSFEWLLADVQLKFNQPDKDPKPSVVRGALPEIVHQFRVPDKRPPRIVSDIFTGLCITPLVLLFVFWGKLGINVSNLSLSPSTIGFHVGFGGILALFFVFWLQLNMFQTLRLLIPIAVFTFLCGNRVLRRLYAQRTSNIKNAAGTS
- the LOC132789105 gene encoding uncharacterized protein LOC132789105, which gives rise to MHTVDWKFNDGAEAEFSWGRSFSEPDLSTNQKGQKDRFTIKHPHEHIAVDDLKFFRRRQPVQLHTQSNVCLYDSQEPALSFGSLKTEYRKRYCFQGQGQSRPRQRPRSLLRRATSLRLEGFMHLLSEHQEKYHWFTPEDLQFSRTFPVRNPENLQLGRNEQEKMKNSSYLTYPMLDASAQILPRQMFTEEKEQSQSKSSQAPVPAPAPVNLSSDKFKRDVAAQEQQRCHLQMRAQGTDYEASPSEYKRQFVEQFPIEKAHSIPQMSSIKMQGDFVTVPEYQDSFKMYANYSKSAPIKKHDNLRISGAEQQSTTEPSGGDMPEYRDKFNVPPKHMVKEKSLKTDDHLRPRGEFTKEVPEYYESFRDPQITEMPERGKVREPYLRLRGKIEFNPEYRNNYLDFPRSRPVVRKPVSSFRLPTSNSTSNTTATATTTSSPRLEREPAASHMTSTELTATPEYRRAQYNYQLRERERPRELQPPVQATPGGNLRKSSDSSLDACQLQSQAKRRPSRQRTVKEPTPQLVPSFEDVAAGGAAFKKPPKYGRRASVLQNAVNCRDKSSIIEGNPKYAIGCRRDKQNTENQHQHHHQQQQQGSFVVLDEPCKPSNWMKKTWYDS
- the LOC132788057 gene encoding uncharacterized protein LOC132788057; the encoded protein is MPTAEVGHAADPPAHIMGYTIRSRTRIYVSYIIPSCLGLLVFMVQTATDLALSSQYFRVQEIGYGVGTLILVLIPPLLTFILVLLSREQRCSACGERSKWKSFCLGLLQLLIFPFAVLCRFTMRFFWSIEALFHDEDDVERMKCLAKATQTSSIELYLLIQAYAQAAPQIILQINHMLLQGVFRNYETTTLQAMCLVFSAIDLAGITTSYHRMESQRRVGRHYPWATPQQVATHRCQLEQNQRLCGEAEQRKRESERTLATSFPQSDKIMENFHARQAVDSPEVDTHVLHVTGMDEVDNDGVETLQTQALLHSPIGNATDDDKLHRHVRPKLQLQQREQMANLDRIDVLDSVPETPAPPPPPATAPPALPMLRLPTENSPPELQTPDLRRTMSDNEHRRSRRVTRPLSQLETFKDMLLVNAQLYIKEHVPRPPKLLVGRLDEEPEENERTPLVVAQTPKGTPLTPEDVVDFYFPRRTKIVNGIQQDDFAGRTIAFFGWIAFIIMRMLSLATFCFFYPRAFFIIMGVHYALMLAALTLETRCRGGWNRTLFYLVLGYIYIFVLLEFRVCFKSIRVWYGLYLVLILVENITMSSIWYANEEFESWWFGFIWEWIVYSGILFLATIVVYYCLLRPKDVSLIVEDEPTAQSPSPSQSQSVA
- the LOC132788059 gene encoding uncharacterized protein LOC132788059 → MAVPHWMKIGWNDDIQQKMFRDWGIYYSYRRLNDTANYYYDNSLQISPNDYMTLYRRSQSHRKAALIESALVDARKAGQMAMKSRGPNVNINLEICSQLFELNQFEASKVELQNNFKFFKGNEAQSFRKRLVVINDVIEDVTGKAMSLLFLRNQKLIQRVNEITKAKAIKDERPLWRRLRDQGKCDVVSIPEIEEEILSPLEIARIRLAFNVVHQTYMNDSWYDILFMKLLRKNPSLLLEQCKRSKEIMEDISTKQYEIVRQFMKMLQSRSPLYFVKYLKSLEKNNAAYFFRIQSQTHRNMLSDLRQIRKMRKEKKIKKLSDYVEKIMSQYYVKKTNRVMCWKFEFINEVYNILALALSDQYYAPNKFNVDEPSALLDLLKLPIDKTKDITPFVFGDRSTYQEGTDQDIEGRKFRKLLTHFELRIRFAKSRNVIYIIRLPVSIYHKDTMMSVVFMLVCLLRKVASVTMHCGTF